A stretch of the Planktothricoides raciborskii GIHE-MW2 genome encodes the following:
- the psbB gene encoding photosystem II chlorophyll-binding protein CP47 — MGLPWYRVHTVVLNDPGRLIAVHLMHTALVAGWAGSMALYELAIFDPSDPVLNPMWRQGMFVMPFMARLGVTDSWRGWSITGESVSDVGLWSFEGVAGAHIVLSGLLFLAAVWHWVYWDLELFTDPRTGEPALDLPKMFGIHLFLSGLLCFGFGAFHLTGLFGPGMWISDPYGLTGHVQPVAPEWGPDGFNPFNPGGIVAHHIAAGIVGIIAGIFHLTVRPPERLYKALRMGNIETVLSSSIAAVFFAAFVVAGTMWYGSAATPVELFGPTRYQWDSGYYQQEIQRRVQASLAEGKSQSEAWAAIPEKLAFYDYIGNNPAKGGLFRVGPMNNGDGLAQGWLGHPAFTDNEGRELFVRRLPNFFETFPVVLVDADGIVRADIPFRRAESKYSFEQTGVKVSFYGGELDGQTFTDPAVVKQYARKAQLGEPFEFDRETLGSDGVFRTSTRGWFTFGHACFALLFFFGHIWHGSRTIFRDVFAGVEADLEEQVEWGLFAKVGDKTTRTQPKA, encoded by the coding sequence ATGGGACTACCGTGGTATCGAGTACATACAGTCGTGCTGAATGATCCAGGCCGTCTGATTGCTGTACACCTGATGCATACTGCCCTTGTGGCAGGCTGGGCTGGCTCTATGGCCCTCTATGAACTCGCCATTTTCGATCCAAGCGATCCCGTTCTCAACCCCATGTGGCGACAAGGTATGTTTGTCATGCCCTTCATGGCTCGTTTGGGGGTCACTGATTCCTGGCGGGGTTGGAGCATTACCGGAGAATCCGTCTCCGATGTTGGTCTGTGGAGCTTTGAAGGTGTTGCCGGTGCTCACATTGTGCTGTCTGGCTTGCTGTTCTTAGCCGCAGTTTGGCACTGGGTTTACTGGGATTTGGAACTTTTCACCGATCCGAGAACTGGTGAACCTGCCTTAGACTTGCCAAAAATGTTTGGCATTCACTTGTTCTTATCTGGTCTGCTTTGCTTTGGCTTCGGTGCTTTCCACCTGACTGGTCTGTTCGGGCCTGGAATGTGGATTTCTGACCCTTATGGTTTGACAGGTCATGTCCAACCTGTGGCTCCAGAGTGGGGACCCGATGGCTTTAACCCCTTCAATCCCGGTGGGATCGTGGCTCACCACATCGCTGCGGGTATTGTGGGAATTATCGCCGGAATTTTCCACTTAACGGTTCGTCCCCCAGAAAGACTTTACAAAGCCCTGCGGATGGGGAACATTGAAACGGTTCTCTCTAGCAGTATTGCCGCTGTATTTTTCGCAGCTTTCGTCGTCGCTGGAACCATGTGGTATGGCTCCGCTGCTACCCCAGTCGAACTGTTTGGACCGACCCGTTATCAGTGGGATAGTGGCTATTATCAGCAAGAAATTCAGCGTCGCGTGCAAGCGAGTTTGGCCGAAGGTAAGAGCCAATCTGAAGCCTGGGCTGCAATTCCCGAAAAACTGGCTTTTTATGACTATATCGGCAATAACCCTGCCAAGGGTGGTTTGTTCCGGGTAGGCCCGATGAACAATGGTGATGGACTAGCTCAAGGTTGGCTAGGTCATCCTGCGTTCACGGATAATGAAGGTCGCGAGTTGTTCGTGCGCCGTCTGCCCAACTTCTTTGAAACTTTCCCAGTGGTCTTAGTGGACGCTGATGGCATTGTGCGGGCTGATATTCCTTTCCGCCGTGCAGAATCTAAGTATAGCTTTGAGCAAACCGGCGTGAAAGTTTCTTTCTATGGTGGTGAGTTGGATGGTCAAACATTTACCGATCCAGCCGTAGTGAAACAGTACGCTCGTAAGGCTCAATTGGGCGAACCTTTTGAGTTTGACCGAGAAACTCTCGGTTCTGATGGGGTGTTCCGTACCAGCACTCGCGGTTGGTTTACTTTTGGACACGCCTGTTTTGCTCTGTTGTTCTTCTTCGGTCACATCTGGCATGGTTCTCGGACTATTTTCCGGGATGTGTTTGCCGGTGTGGAAGCAGATTTGGAAGAGCAAGTGGAGTGGGGTCTGTTTGCCAAAGTTGGTGACAAGACCACGCGGACTCAGCCAAAAGCTTAA